The sequence below is a genomic window from bacterium.
CATCTTTTGTCCAATTTTTATAAATTGATATTTTGTGTAGGTTTATTGCACCCCATTCTTTATTTTCACCTCTTAAGCTTACAGAGAGCAGTGATTTTGTGCCGAGTTTTTCGTATATTTCTTTCAACGAATCAGGTGTATTAGATTCAGCCATGTTATTAATAACAACTGTTCCGTTATTTTCTGTTATTATCTTTTTCCAATATTCATGAAGTTTGTTGCTTAATTTAAACCAATCATGTTTTACGGTATTATTCAAAACATATTGATACCGAAGTGTATTAATTATATTTGCATCTTCGGAAAATCCGACAATTAAAACTTTTTCAACATCAAAAAGTTTTGAAATTTCCGTACAAATAATTTTTAAGGTTTTATCAAGATCAAGAGAACTCCTGATCGTCTGGGTAATTTTTCTTAAAATAGCTTCCTGATCGGCTTGTTTCTTAACAGTTTCATAAAGAATAAATTGATTTAAGGCTATTCCAATATGACCTGCCAGAATTTTGACAAAATAAATGTCTTTATTATTAAAAGCATAACTTTTGTCATAATGAAGTATGATAATTCCAAAACATTTATCGTTATGGTAGATAGGAACAGAAAAACCTGATTTGACATTATAATCTCTTAATTTATGCGCTTCGATTGACTCCGCATCATAATTATTAGTTCTTAAATATTCTTCAGAATCATAAATAATCAATCCTGTGTCTAAAGAATCATCAGTTATTTTACTTTTTCTTACAGATGCCTTAAAGCTCTTTATTTCGGGGGAGTTCAGATATTCATTCTTAATATTCAACTGATTGTTGTTTTCAAAATCATATTCAGCTATTAAACATCTGGTGGCATTTAGTTCTTTGCCAATTATCGTTATTATATAATTTTTTATTTCATCAATATCTTTTGTATCAAAAATTTTTCTCACTATTTTTTCAAAAAGCAAATCTCTTTCAGATATTTTTATATCTTTATTTAAACCGCTTTGCAATTTTCCGAATCCTGTTCTTTGAAATTTTTGAAACTATAACCGACTCCATAAATAGATTCGACGTTATTTCCGTACGACCCTATTTTTTTTCTTATCCTGTTAATCAAAATATCGATAGCTCTATCGCTCCGGTTATCTTCATCTTCATAAAGTTCTCTGAATAATTGCTGTCTTGTATAAACTTTATTTTGATTTTTTGTTAAAAAATGCAAAAGTTTAAATTCAAGAGGTGTTAAATCAACAAGTTTATTTTTTATTGATACCTCGAACTTTGAAAGATCAATTAGTAATTTGCCGACTTTAACAATGCCATTTTGTTTGCCGCAAGGACAATTTTTGCATGATTTTTCTATTGTAGCTTTTATTCTTGCGGTAAGAATTTTTTCATTAAACGGCTTGGTTATATAGTCAGAACACCCGAAATTAAATCCCAGAATAACATCATATTCATCATTTCTTGAAGTAAGAATTATTACGGGAATATCTGAAGTTTTCGGATTGTCTTTTATTTTTTTACAAAGCTCTAATCCGCTCATATCAGGCAACATAACATCAAGAAGTACCAGATCAGGCATGAGCGATTCGACTTCTGCTAAAGCTTTTTCCGCTTTATTAAATTTAAAGACTTCAAATCCTTCTTTTGTCAGGATAAAATCCAATAAATTCAACATATCCGTTTCATCTTCAACTATAAAAACTGATTTATTCACAATTTCACCTTGTAATCGTATAAATTCACTTGAAATATTACTTTATCTTTATCTTTATATATTATAATTAAAATGCCGACAATGTAATAAAAACTTTATAAATTGTCATCCTGTTTTGAATTTTTTATTACTAACCTGTTCAAAGATTACTTCTGACGGAGATTTATCTTCTAAAAGGCATTTACATACATAATTTTTTATATTGATAACTTGTTTCTTTCCTTCTTCTGTCTGATCAAAAAAACTTGTCATGCTGGAAGCAGCGGGGAGGTTTTTGTCTGTTAAGGCGGTTCTTATATCTTCTGCAATTGCTTCATATTCAAAAACTTGCCTTAAGTTGCCCAAACTGCCTTTTGTCATGAATCTTGCATCATCTTTGAGGCTCCTATCATTAAACTGTACATTTGTTCTTAACATTCTCCAGCCGTCGGCAAAATTTATGTTTCCACAATCAGTTACCAGGAGGCCGGAAGCTTTTGGAATATTTTTTTGTTTATGGTTGTTTTCGAGTTTATAACTTATAGAATGTGCTATTTCATGAGCTAAAGCTCTTGCTCTGTCGTTGCTTCCTTTTAAAACACTCGGTTTAACAGCACTAACACTTCTTAAAGCCCCTATAACTTTTTCTAAGTTGGATGTATAGTTATAGCGTTCTTTAAAATCATAAGAATTTAGCCAGATTCCTTTATCCGGATAACCGGGGAGGCTTATTCCCCCTTCAATAGACCCCATTTTGTCATCGGTATATCCGGGAACCATAAATACATTAAGCCCTTCGGGAAATAATTTATTTAAAACCGGTTTAAAAGGTTCATTTAACTTAAGAATTTGCTGAAGTTCGACTTTTTTGGGAATAAATTTTTTATCAATTTTAAAAAACAAA
It includes:
- a CDS encoding response regulator transcription factor encodes the protein MNKSVFIVEDETDMLNLLDFILTKEGFEVFKFNKAEKALAEVESLMPDLVLLDVMLPDMSGLELCKKIKDNPKTSDIPVIILTSRNDEYDVILGFNFGCSDYITKPFNEKILTARIKATIEKSCKNCPCGKQNGIVKVGKLLIDLSKFEVSIKNKLVDLTPLEFKLLHFLTKNQNKVYTRQQLFRELYEDEDNRSDRAIDILINRIRKKIGSYGNNVESIYGVGYSFKNFKEQDSENCKAV